GACCATTCCACCCATAAAGAGGGGGTTCAGGCTGCCATTCACTCGTCCGACGAATGACTCCTCTGTATTTTGCAAAATCATGGTGTTGATGCCGATTTGCAGCCCAGGAAGAACAAGCCCACCCAAAAACTGCGCCATAAGGGTTAGCCACAGGTGGGTCGAAAATCCAACAAGCAGCATGACGGCTGAATTTACGACCATCCCCAGCATAAGAAGTCGTTGCGGTGGCACCCGTTTCGAAAGCCCCATTGTTACCACCCCACCGATTATCATGGCAACCCCATTCACGGCGGTGAACCACTGCAGGTAGCCAGTGGGCAACCCGAGTCTTTCGGTGATAATGAAGATGCCGAGCGGCTGAATCAGGCCGAGCCCAAGCCCCGCTGCAAGAAAGCAACCTCCAAGTAGGGTGAGAACCTTGTTGTTGAGCACATAGTGGACACCCGATTTCATTTCAGCAAACACGGTCGTTTTCGGCCTGTCACTCGCGACAGGTCCATCAGGCGGCAAGAAGGTGAGAGTCAGAGCTGAGAGCAAAAACGAGAGGCCTGTGATGGAAATGGAAATGTAAATCGCGTAGTCTTGAAATACGAACGTTCCAATGATGGGGCCGAGAATCATGAATATTGCGAACAGGGTTTGGTAAATGGACATACCGGCTTGCATCAACTCATCTGGCACGTGCACTTTAAACAGCCGCATTCCTGACGGCTGCGAGAATTGCGAAAGAATGGATGAGATGAGCGTCGCAAAAAAGATGATATGCCATGTTCCAGAACTTAACACCAATAAGACGGCACCAATGGATAAGCCACTGAGCAAGTCGCTCCAGACCATGGTCCGCTTTGGGCGCCACCTGTCGGCGAACGTGCCGCCTATAAACGAAAAGAGAAAGATTGGGAGAAATTCAGCAACCGATATCATCGACACCGCAAACGCATTGCCATGGGTTTTCTGCATCACGAATAGAAGTACACCGAAATTGCGAACCCAAATGCCCACTTGCAAAAATAAACCGGACACCATGATGGTACGAACAAAGCGGTTCCGAAACAAACTGAACATAGAAGCCGATTGTTGACTCAAACATTCACTTCCCATTCATCTCAGGCTTGAAGTCCCATCTTATTTTAGTGGATTCCGGGCTCTGAGAACATCCGTCTTAAGAC
The Alicyclobacillus curvatus genome window above contains:
- a CDS encoding MFS transporter; amino-acid sequence: MGSECLSQQSASMFSLFRNRFVRTIMVSGLFLQVGIWVRNFGVLLFVMQKTHGNAFAVSMISVAEFLPIFLFSFIGGTFADRWRPKRTMVWSDLLSGLSIGAVLLVLSSGTWHIIFFATLISSILSQFSQPSGMRLFKVHVPDELMQAGMSIYQTLFAIFMILGPIIGTFVFQDYAIYISISITGLSFLLSALTLTFLPPDGPVASDRPKTTVFAEMKSGVHYVLNNKVLTLLGGCFLAAGLGLGLIQPLGIFIITERLGLPTGYLQWFTAVNGVAMIIGGVVTMGLSKRVPPQRLLMLGMVVNSAVMLLVGFSTHLWLTLMAQFLGGLVLPGLQIGINTMILQNTEESFVGRVNGSLNPLFMGGMVLTMSLAGWLKDATSLLTMYVGAGLLFVVGLVVILPLYHLRSNSTPSEQVDAI